Below is a genomic region from Leifsonia sp. Root112D2.
GGCAGCATACGGCGTGGCAGACAAGCAGTTGACTGCGGCACTGGACGCCGCGCTCGCCGCCGAATCCGGCACGGGGTCATCCTCCGGCAAGTAGCGAGTCAGAAGCGCGAAAGGGCACGCCACCGTCGAACGGTGGCGTGCCCTTTCAGTTGCGCTCGGCGAGCTGACGGCGGCTCAGCTGCGGATGGCCACGATGGGTTGTGTGGTCGGTTGCTCGGACCCTCCGGCCGGCTCGACCGTGACGCCGACGGTGTCGCCCGCCTGCATCGTTCCCTTCAGTACCCGCCAGCTCGTCGCGTCGGCGGACGCGTTGAAGGTTCCCGCGGAGACCGCCTTGGTGCCGCGGATGTACCAGAGCTCGTAGGTCTTGTCGTGCGGAAGCGTGCCCAGCCCGTCGATCAGCAGAGCCGAGGTGCCGAGTGAGCCAGACCAGATAAGGGTGGCGCGGCCACCGTTCGCGACCTCTGCCGAGGCCCGCTGGGCATCGGGCGCCGAATTGATCTGGGCGAGTGCCGAGGCCTGCTGTTGTTCGACGGATGGCCGGGGGACCAGGGTGCCGCCGACCACGGCGCCGCCGACGAAGAGCAGTACGGCTGCGGCGGCTGCCACGAGAACGGTTGTCGGCTTCGCAAACCAGCGTCGGTGTGCCGCGGCTTCCACAGGCCCGGCCACTGCCGTGGCAGCGGGGGCGACCGGTGTGGCAGCGGGAGCCGGAGTATCGGCGGCTGTCGCAGCATCCGTGGTCTGCGGCGATGGCCCCTGCAACGAGGGCAACTGCGGCGTGACCGCGAGCTGCGCCATCAGATTCGCTTTGAGTCTGGCGGGAGGCGTGATTGCGTCGGCATCAAGGCCGAGCAGGGCTGCGGTCTCGTCGTTCGCGCGCGACTCGTTGCGAGCCGGTGCCGATGACGCGAGATACGCCTCGTAGGCCGCCGATTCCTCCGGGGTCAGGATGCCCAGCGCGTATCCGGGGCCGAGCAGCGCCGGGTCGTCGTTCTCGCTCATGACTCCACCCCCAATTCTTCCCTCAAACGAATCATGCCGTCCCGCAGCCGCGTCTTGACCGTGCCGATGGGT
It encodes:
- a CDS encoding anti-sigma factor; this encodes MSENDDPALLGPGYALGILTPEESAAYEAYLASSAPARNESRANDETAALLGLDADAITPPARLKANLMAQLAVTPQLPSLQGPSPQTTDAATAADTPAPAATPVAPAATAVAGPVEAAAHRRWFAKPTTVLVAAAAAVLLFVGGAVVGGTLVPRPSVEQQQASALAQINSAPDAQRASAEVANGGRATLIWSGSLGTSALLIDGLGTLPHDKTYELWYIRGTKAVSAGTFNASADATSWRVLKGTMQAGDTVGVTVEPAGGSEQPTTQPIVAIRS